Below is a window of Humulus lupulus chromosome 2, drHumLupu1.1, whole genome shotgun sequence DNA.
AAAGGAGAgtgttggagagcatggagctcagatagtggtacctccacttattggatcAAGCAAGAAGAAGGAGTGGAAGACTGATatagaatgcactcggtgtaagaggcgtcatctgggagaatgccgagcaaaggcatgtttcttatgtgacatgattgggcacttcaagaagaatttcccaaggctaagaaagaatgagcaaaaggggatggacagctcgactctagctcgagtgttcgttccGGTGCAATCAGAAACtaagactgagactagttcctcagggatggcaggtcagctttctagttttgattctgtattatgctgactggttttggtgccatgcagtttctttgtttgttgcatatagagaaacATAGAGTTGTTgtgcagatcacatggttatgttgtgatgggaatgtaATATTGTATTGGAGATTTAAGAAATGAGGTGAATTTTTGTGGAAATGAATCATCAGTTGGTTTGataagttggttatgactgacttcagaaTGATccaggatatggattggttaagtaattatgggGCAATGTTAAATGGCTAGGacaggatagtaactcttgggtttgagagtagGAAATCCTTGTGGTAGCTGGCACTGTGCATGAACTTCGTatgtttatgacatctgtatctagagctagagttttattgcagggggatgcatagaactcttaagtcatagtgtagacagagTATCCatacatcaactatttttagtttctaatatatatCACAATGTTCtttagtgaatttgatgaagaaaacgaactccaatcacttgatgaaaaacaaactatcacacaaatttataagataaaaaaataatgtatgattttattatttttaaataaatatgatttaattatttaaattatcataaaatatctttaaaatattctattttaattaattaatatatttatttttgtttaagtttatgtttgttctagtttttgaatttggcagtgacaaaaaatattatattttatatgtttaatataatattaagtttaagtttaattaaattttatttaaattaaaaaatatatagttttattagttttaaataattattattgtaaaatatttcaaaaatatcttattttaatttgtttaatttatttaagttgaagtcatgtttacaatctacctttaaatataaaaatattctgttaaatataagaatatttcgttaaaattaacaaaaaaaatcgttaaaaccaaaaatttactttatctacacactttttatatgtaGTAGAGATATATTAAATCTAGGCATGTAGTTGACATGTTTGGCAAACTAATaaaataaggtttttttttaaaaaaaaatcatgtctATACATTATTATCTGTCATCAAAGATTCTGATAAACTGTAGTCAAATGCTATTATAAGttaatattaaatttattatctGTACATAATTTGCTTATTTTAAAATAAGAAAGTAATAATATGTGATATTACACACCGTTGTTCATAAGAAATGTGATATTATAGCAGTGAGGAGGTGGTATTTGACCTTCACGAAGAGTGTCAATTATATATCAAATATCTAGCTATCATATATACCCAAGTtgcttaataataataataataaatgtgtaaatttctcttcttttttccCCCTTAATTGCAGTTTCTTATCCTAATGATGTAAGGGAAATTTataaaaatgcactaaaagttaaaaaaaatctgaaaaatacggtactttacaaaaatacggaatttttggataaaaacacggaatggcaaaattgtaaatactgagtggcaaaatcataaataaaagctgtaaaatacaatttcttgtgatcaacgtttacaaactagtaaatatatgttacgaacttgtaaatatctgttacgtgtttgtaaataatatttacaaaatcagttatagaattatagattatttttttttttgtagataaaacttacaaacaaattcgtaactaaatattttatttttgtaacaataatttacaaatctagttttacaactaagaaagatatttttgtaactaatatttacgaaaatattttatagttaagaaatcataaacaaaatatacataaaattattatactttttcatattgttacaatattgtaccaaaaaattacatgaaacatcatatttatgctatacaacttaaaaatataaatttaagatattcattatttataaaacactttattgaatatagtggtgaaatacaatatttttctttaaacaagttttacatttttgtaacaacaatttacaaaactaatttcacaactaaaaagtttatttttgtaactcacatttatataaacattaataaattaatttaacatgattattacaaagatttacaaaactaattttttaactttaaatatatttttgtaacaaaacttgaaacttggatTAGATTATGATTTTGATTTAACATGgagtgttgagacttgactagctatgatttaaaaaatatatataatatttttataaagaataataatattgtgattatctttaactatatattgtaacatatagttattaatattaattttaattaacagtatatttgtaatttgtataaatatttatttattttttgagtaattgtataaatattaataaatatatttattttaaataaaataaattactctattttattttattttattgaaggtagtaactataattattattacttttattattatattatttgatatgCCTAATTCTTATTAAAAGttgaaataaaaaagtaaaacaaaaagggttaatatatatatatatatatatatacgggtGGTAAGTAGTGAATGCATTACCGTATAAAACgaattttttttagattacgGTAGAAGATGTAAGGTCCTAGTGAATTATGGCCCAAGTCTACTCACACACCATGattggtttattattattttaaaatttgtttacATTTGAATATGTAGAACATATGATATGATCAATGGGATTAGCTACTAACTTAAGAACCATTATTGTTCTGTTTGAAACTCGTTAATAGTACACATGATACATgctcaaaaataattttttttaaatctgagcTATAGTTGTATGGTTTTGGTGAACCATTAGCTCTTTTTGATCAACAACATCCACACCTTTAGCAGCTTTGAAAGAATTGCCAAAGTTATTACAAGTCATAGTAAAAAGTATTCTTCATTCACAAGTCCTAGTAACTTTCTAAAAGTTTacatttttgtatttataatatgCTTTTTTATGAGAAATGAAAAGGCAATTCAATAGGGCAGAAGAAGTTAAACCCCACAAGCAAAGGAAGTTTAACCAGAGAGAGATTTGAGCTAATTCAACACATTCTTTCATTAAGTAATTAAAACTCCTCATAATAATCTACAAGCGTGGGATATGCATGTATCTAAAAATCAATACTTACACCAAAAAATTAAGAATGCCAGCCATTTCTTTCTCAAATGAATCAATATATCGAACACACTAGACTATACCTCAGATTTACTTCCTCTCTGAGTAACAAAGCTATTCTAGAACTCCTTCTTGCCTCCTGCCGTGCATTTCAGGCAATGCCTGAATTTATATTCACTTTGTAGCGCCACAAAGCCAATTCCCTCTTGTTCAAAAGACTGGAAATGGATTCAAAACCGCTGCAGATTTGAACTGCAACATAACATATTTGCATAACTTTCTATCTTACACATAGAGCATTCAACAGAACATGAGCCAACATGAGGTCTACAAAATACTGGTGCCCGATTTGGCCGTCCCGCCATCTCATCTTTGCTGGACCCCGGCCATAGTGAACCCCGTCATTGCAACGGTTATCAAAATGCCATGGAAAAGTCATGTCAAAGTTATCAATCACACCAGATACAACCCCAGCTTGCCTAAACTTCTCCAAAACTACCCAATTGAAAGCCTCCATCTTGCTTGGGTTGAAGGCCAGAGATCTTGCATACCCACCAGTGGCTATTGTGGTACGGTAAAAAACTTTTGGGGCTTTCAGTCCCCTTTGCCTCACAGAATCCAAAACTTCTGCCCAAAACGAAGCTGCATAAGTTGCTCCTTTGGAGAATGCTCTAATGGTAGACCAAAAGATTCCATCATGTAAACCAGAATTCATAATTACAGTGTCTGGAACTGTGTCTTCAGAGAAGTACTTCTTTACCAAGTTCCTAAAcccttcatctttcaaagaattCAAGCCTTGATAGTTCTGTGTTTCGTTCCAATGACCGTTGAATATGCTTGTGATTCTAACTGTTTGAGAAGGGTTCTTAGGATTAGTGAAATTCATATCGAATCGTCTAGGTACCGAGTGTATCTCAGGCAGATCCAAGACAAAATTGAGAATGTTCCGAATTGTGTCCACGTGATTAGAGTCTCCCCAGAAGAAAATCCATCTGTTACTCAAGCAATTCCAAGCAGAATCAGCTGAAAACAATCTAAAAGAACAATGTGTTGAGTAAACCCAACCATTACTCTCCAAAGACCCCAGTGAGCCATCACACCATGGCTTCTGGCATGGAAATTTCGCAGCCAGGCATCGGTACCGGCCATCATTTCCAATTTCACAAGCATCATTTCTTCCATGCCTAGTCCACCTTCCAGACCAAATGTCTCTACCAAAATCAGATTCCTTGCAAAATGGAATCGTTGGCAATTGAGCAGAGCTGCTATTATAGAACCTGATTTGAATCTTACGAACCTCTCTATCATAGGCAAATCTAGAAGGTGAAAACTTAAGACCCTCAAAGTGCCTAAAAAGAAGTATTATAGTAAGATTGTAAGTACCTACGAAATCTGGGTGTACTTGAAGTGAAACGGAGTAAGACCCATTACTAAAATCTTTCACTAGAGGCCTAGATTTCCATGAATCCCCAGAAAGATCAGTCTCAAAGTAATCCCCACCTAAACAACGAGGATTCTTAACCTCATCCAACGCTTGAAACCCAAATTCATGGATTTTACCGGCTGGCAACTCGATCAAATCCTGACCGTCCAAGCCAGGAATAGCAATCTCCACCGTCCTAGAATCCCTGCAAGGCAATCCTCCAGGACTTAACCACCGGGCCAGGAGATTAGACGTCACGTTTGGCTCTAACTCAGCTTCAACCCAACTCAAACTCACCGGGGTTGGAACTACTACAGGACGAGTTAGATTCTGGTCCGACTCACTAGAAATAATAGACGAGTTCTGACTCAAAAGTGGCTCGTAATGAGTTAGATTAAGTGGGGTATCAAAATTGAAGTGAGTACTCAACCGGGTCGAGTTGGTTTGGTTCTGGCTCTGGTTCTGGGTCTGGTTAACCACAATGCTGGAAGAGTTTAAACGCAAACCGCCATTGATATGGGTGAGATTATCTAGCCCAGTGGTACTAACCTTCATAGTGAGGAAATCTTGGTTAGACTTCCAAGCTTCAAGAAAAGTCCTTATGGTGCAACCGTCGATGCTCCAAACCACAACCATGCCGACAAGAACCAGACTCGTCAGAATCCCAAATCGCCAATGGAGCAACGGACTCGACCAAGGAAGACATGGGTTCGTTAAGGATGAAGACCAGTTTACTCCCTTCTCCTTCATCTGCAAAAATGAAAGAaactaaaaaatattaaaatattaaaatataaaataaactcAAGTAGTATTTACTCATAAAGATCAAAACTTTACAAAAGAAAAGCATCATTTCAAGTCCTTACGATTTTCTCGAGAAAATTATACACACGATTACCCCACTATCTTTCGAGAAAATCAATTGTTGTAGTTCATAGATATATACTGTAaatgtttttatatattttttttgtagagAGGAATGTTTTTCAAGAACATACGGCGATTAGACACAGTAAGAAAGAATGGTTATTACTTATTTTGTTATGTCTTTTTTTTTCCAGTGGAATAaaatctataatatatatatgaggAAAAAAATAGTAAtgatgattaaaaaaaattaaatttttatttaatataaataaatggCCTACGCGGTCGATAGAAGTTGGGAACCCAAGAATACTAGGACAGAAAAGCTCGTGAAGgaagacaaaaaaaaatatataaaaaaatttatgacGAAAATACCCTTGAAAAGTTGGTGAAATTACTTCCATGGTAGAAGGAATAGTGTAAGACCACCGACAAAATGGAGGTGACTAAGAGCAGGGGTATTTATGTCATTTGGGGTGCTCATTATTGAATTAGTTGTTCATTTACGCATCAAAATGGGCATCACGTGAAGATGTCGTTTGTTTGATTGGGTTGCTATGCCTAATCTAATGAATGTGAACCCAAGAGCTGAGCCATGAAGTAAGGCCTATGTTGTGGTGTTGTGCCAACCAAATCCCACTACCATGCacattaaatcaaaatttcattaattaattaactgTATTATTGGTTGCATTTAGTTAAATTAAATTTGGTAGTTATGACCTTAAATTTGTTGAAGTTAATGATGAAAACCCACCCAAAAAAAGAAGAAGGTTAATTGCATATAAATACAAGTGGTTTTGTCATATTTTGTCTTGACAACAACTTGAATATTAACCATAATTAATTATTAGGACCATAAATTCCGCAAGTTTCTAAGAACAACATTCCAAGAATGATTTTTTTGGGGCGTTAGCATTGATATGTATGAGGAAAAAAAACATATTATGTTGACAACTAATTAAATATAACTATTAATTCAAGATGGAGAAAGAGTTAAACCTTGTTCTTTTGGTTGTGTAACCAAACGATGATCTTGAGATAATTGGAGAAAAATAGGTGAAGGTGCGAACTTTCTTTTTTGATCAATTAATAACAAGTTTTGATGGTTCATCATGGATCAcctgcaaaaaacaaaaataacaataataataataatgaaaccTCTAATAATGAGATAGTTCAAAGATTGAGAGAATAGTTAGGGATTATATTTCTCTTTAATTTCCTCATATTTAGTATTTATGCTAATTAACGGTCTTGCTTAAGAATGCCAGTTTTTTTCTTCCCTTATTTTTGTTCTCACCAACTTCATACCTTAATTGATACCTTGATTCTCTATAAATATCATATTACCCTTTTTATCTAATTTGTCATTCATAGTCAATATAGTATCGGAGACCTTTTCCATTACTTAATTATAGTCAACTCATGATTAATTGGTAATTACACAATTAAATACATCCCCAAGCCTAACATTCCATAGGTGTAGTAAAATCCACCCCCAACATTtcttcacaaaataaaaataaaatccagCCCCACATTATATTCGGGTGTTTATTGTAAACTAATATATAATAGGTATCTAATTTTTTTAGAATGTTTTTCAAGAAGATTGAGCAGGGAAAGAAAAATCCAAATGTTACGCATTTAATGTTGATATCTGTAAAACTCAATAGTTATGTGTTGAATATTATTGCTTATTCTAAATTTGAGAAAATGTGAAATGAGAAACGCTAAAATACATGTGAATTTCCACTTTGCAAGAAGAAAAGCATGCAATCTTAAAGAGAAATTGGTGTGGAGGGGTTTCAAACATGTTAATTACACCCTTTTTGACTTTTGCCTTTTTCTTTTTTGCTTTTCAGTTTTTCAATGGAAATTAGCAATAATTTTCTTCCATATATATCGGCCGAGAGTTTGATCGGCCTACTCCCACTATTTTATACTTTTTGAAGAATcactataaaataaaaataagctgAAATTACActaaatatggaaaaaaaattaactttgaaatatatgataattgttttcttttatggtatatatcttttgtttatatttttgtgAGAGATATTtatgatatatttgtaatattttatttgtataccaCATATTAATTTTATACAATTTTAGTAACtagttttaatatattttgagattatttttataattttaatctatttataatattttttttatcattcaaattttataaaactttttttttacattattttttgaaaaacaaaaaCTAAGACCTTCTTTACTATACTTTTTATTATcatttattctttttattttctttcattttttatcttcttcaacaTTTTTCCGCAGTAATCGGTTACTATTATCaaaacaaattttattttttttatttgatgtgGTAGTAATCATATGTCATTGTCAATTTTTTCAATGATatgtggtaaccagttaccactatcaaaatcatttttattttttaagtaatgtggtggtaactggttacaactataaaagtAATTCTAATTTATTTAGAAATGTAACACAGTCAAAATAAAAGTTGAATTGTACGAGGTTACTTAGTTAGAAAtggaaaaaaatagatatgaaaaaaataaattaaattgatcGTGATGGTAACTAGTTATAGttaggtttgaaaaaaaatctgaaaaaaggAACCAATTGCGATAGTAACCGGTTATTACTTATCCAgactaagaaaaaaaaatgaaatcctAACAAAAATTCTAAATTGATCATAATCGTAATTGGTTACATAgttatgtttttaaaaaaatcagatctgaaaaaaaaaatctaaattgatcATTATCGTAACTGGTTATAGCtaggtttaaaaaaataaatcaaataatgaATAAAAAGAATCAGCCGCCATGGTAAGAACCAAAGGGGGTGGAGTTGCATCATCGTCGGAGGGGTGGGTGGCTGCATCGTCGGTGGTGGGCTGAGAAAAAGGAACCAAGTGTAGGAGGAGATGAGAGAGTGAGAGTTTTGTGTAAAAATATGgtaatctattttttatattttatggaattctcatattttaaacttattttttttGCAAAACTCATCATATTTTGTAGTATTTTTTTTACCCATAAATATAGAAACTCACCTactttttctcatatttatgtaaacttctctAAAAATAAATAGCCAAATAAAATAAGATGTTAAATCTAAGAACCGTTAAACATAATAAAGGAGTTATTGGAAGCAAAGCAATATGTTTTTAatgttataatatattataaataatgcCCTAATTTGGCTAAACTAAGTAGTATTTATATGTGTTTTTTTTCATTGAGTATAagataaggaaaaaaaatataacatttagtA
It encodes the following:
- the LOC133819270 gene encoding uncharacterized protein LOC133819270, with translation MKEKGVNWSSSLTNPCLPWSSPLLHWRFGILTSLVLVGMVVVWSIDGCTIRTFLEAWKSNQDFLTMKVSTTGLDNLTHINGGLRLNSSSIVVNQTQNQSQNQTNSTRLSTHFNFDTPLNLTHYEPLLSQNSSIISSESDQNLTRPVVVPTPVSLSWVEAELEPNVTSNLLARWLSPGGLPCRDSRTVEIAIPGLDGQDLIELPAGKIHEFGFQALDEVKNPRCLGGDYFETDLSGDSWKSRPLVKDFSNGSYSVSLQVHPDFVGTYNLTIILLFRHFEGLKFSPSRFAYDREVRKIQIRFYNSSSAQLPTIPFCKESDFGRDIWSGRWTRHGRNDACEIGNDGRYRCLAAKFPCQKPWCDGSLGSLESNGWVYSTHCSFRLFSADSAWNCLSNRWIFFWGDSNHVDTIRNILNFVLDLPEIHSVPRRFDMNFTNPKNPSQTVRITSIFNGHWNETQNYQGLNSLKDEGFRNLVKKYFSEDTVPDTVIMNSGLHDGIFWSTIRAFSKGATYAASFWAEVLDSVRQRGLKAPKVFYRTTIATGGYARSLAFNPSKMEAFNWVVLEKFRQAGVVSGVIDNFDMTFPWHFDNRCNDGVHYGRGPAKMRWRDGQIGHQYFVDLMLAHVLLNALCVR